Proteins from a genomic interval of Methanoplanus endosymbiosus:
- the brxL gene encoding protease Lon-related BREX system protein BrxL: MSFELDSLDEKTADLFEGYVVRKDLAREFAEKYPVPNYVAEFLIGKFCATTDEDEIAEGLEIVHKQLRDKVVKAGEQELFKARAKDKGTVKVIDLITARLDARSDNFFAAIPSLLINDAFIPSEFVYEHERMLTGGFYAEIEVEYGATQAEGQRSYPFTVKNLRPIQLSKRNVLDDLAAGREKMTTEEWKDFLCRSVGLEPSSLSERAKAVLFLRMIPFVEKNYNFIELGPRGTGKSYLFQQISPYSHLVSGGKATVAKMFVNNSSGQRGLVCQYDIVCFDEVSGISFDQKDGVNIMKGYMESGEFSRGKENIRAEGGISMLGNFDVDVEHQQRIGHLFGPLPKEIRDDTAFMDRIHSYIPGWDYPKVHPDLLTEHYGFVSDFLAESWNRLRNESRLHKISDKVFFGDALSGRDRRAVNKTIDGLLKLLYPSYEMEIAEEDLEWAVRTALECRRRVKEQQKRIGSAEFRNTMFSYRLGADGIEQYVSTPELHSENEISSDPLPPGQVWGIGPGDQNEGSGLYKIEVTTTPGSTIRLINVKAPSGLRESVKTAEQVLYTQNRILIGDHNPKEAEFSIQVRSLTSAKGGSSISMPILLALCSASLGKSLKGGIVVVGGMSVGGTIEPVYNALDMAELAAENGAVAILLPVASRKQLIDMSDELASRLMVIYYKDPRDALFKVLGE; encoded by the coding sequence GTCTGGAGATAGTTCATAAACAGCTAAGGGATAAGGTTGTAAAAGCCGGAGAACAGGAACTATTTAAGGCAAGGGCCAAAGACAAAGGGACTGTAAAGGTAATTGACTTGATCACCGCAAGGCTGGATGCGAGATCAGACAATTTCTTTGCCGCAATTCCATCTCTTTTAATCAATGATGCCTTTATTCCGTCTGAATTCGTCTATGAGCATGAAAGGATGCTCACCGGAGGTTTTTATGCGGAAATTGAGGTTGAGTACGGGGCTACACAGGCAGAGGGACAGAGATCATACCCATTTACTGTGAAAAATCTCCGTCCGATTCAGCTTTCAAAAAGAAATGTTCTCGATGACCTTGCAGCCGGCAGGGAAAAGATGACAACAGAAGAGTGGAAGGATTTTCTCTGCCGGAGTGTCGGGCTTGAACCCTCTTCATTATCTGAGCGTGCAAAAGCAGTTCTCTTTCTCCGGATGATACCCTTTGTTGAAAAGAATTACAATTTTATTGAACTTGGTCCGAGAGGAACAGGTAAAAGTTACCTGTTCCAACAGATAAGTCCTTATTCCCATCTGGTTTCCGGCGGAAAAGCAACCGTTGCAAAGATGTTTGTTAATAATTCATCCGGACAGAGAGGGCTTGTCTGTCAGTATGATATAGTCTGTTTTGATGAAGTCTCCGGAATCAGCTTCGATCAGAAAGACGGCGTTAACATCATGAAAGGCTATATGGAGAGCGGAGAGTTTTCCAGAGGCAAAGAGAATATCAGGGCAGAAGGCGGCATTTCAATGCTTGGTAACTTTGACGTTGATGTTGAGCATCAGCAGAGAATCGGGCATTTATTTGGTCCGCTTCCAAAAGAGATCAGGGATGATACTGCATTCATGGACAGAATTCACAGTTACATCCCCGGATGGGACTATCCAAAAGTCCACCCTGACCTGCTGACTGAGCATTACGGTTTTGTCAGTGATTTCCTTGCGGAATCATGGAACCGGCTTAGAAATGAGAGCAGACTCCATAAAATCAGTGATAAGGTCTTTTTTGGAGATGCACTAAGCGGCAGGGACAGGCGTGCGGTCAACAAAACCATTGATGGGCTGTTAAAACTGCTCTATCCGTCATATGAGATGGAAATTGCAGAAGAAGATCTAGAGTGGGCTGTAAGAACTGCACTTGAATGCAGGAGGAGGGTTAAGGAACAGCAGAAGAGAATTGGTTCTGCTGAATTCAGAAATACTATGTTTAGCTACCGGCTTGGTGCTGATGGCATTGAGCAGTATGTTTCCACCCCGGAATTACACAGCGAGAATGAGATCAGTTCAGATCCTCTTCCTCCGGGACAGGTGTGGGGAATCGGGCCGGGAGATCAGAATGAAGGAAGCGGACTTTATAAGATTGAAGTTACCACAACTCCCGGTTCAACAATCCGGCTGATAAATGTTAAGGCTCCATCAGGGTTAAGAGAGAGTGTAAAGACTGCTGAACAGGTCTTATATACGCAGAACAGAATTCTGATTGGAGATCACAATCCAAAGGAGGCTGAATTTTCTATTCAGGTCAGATCTCTGACATCAGCAAAGGGTGGAAGCTCGATAAGTATGCCGATTCTTCTGGCTTTATGCTCTGCATCACTTGGAAAGAGTCTTAAGGGAGGAATTGTTGTTGTCGGTGGGATGAGTGTCGGAGGAACCATTGAGCCGGTTTATAATGCACTTGATATGGCAGAACTTGCTGCTGAGAATGGTGCTGTTGCAATACTTCTTCCGGTTGCCAGCAGGAAGCAGTTGATTGATATGTCAGATGAGCTTGCTTCCCGGCTTATGGTGATTTATTATAAAGATCCAAGGGATGCTCTGTTTAAGGTGTTGGGGGAGTGA